One genomic region from Vitis riparia cultivar Riparia Gloire de Montpellier isolate 1030 chromosome 17, EGFV_Vit.rip_1.0, whole genome shotgun sequence encodes:
- the LOC117904797 gene encoding uncharacterized protein LOC117904797: protein MDPTRKKHPKSSSTPSSTSALSDPSAHKISNHFSRHKLHTTLNAKNPPPRVDTRLQAKAMTVSLIGADSSNAFIIKPNRKHAAPAAKMDAPPPAESKERLKKSPVKKEKEKKESQDRRDIKKLSSKEVNDINKVLKVAKEKESLQGHGHDIMRRPSFSLGRRRSFCSSQVELAGFLASTGVKVVSVDMPPFMQIHAVDCARNAYDSLEKFTSKTLAMTLKKEFDGVYGPAWHCIVGTSFGSFVTHSVGGFMYFAMDHKLYILLFKTAVQRAD, encoded by the exons ATGGATCCCACACGCAAAAAGCACCCCAAATCCTCCTCCACCCCCTCCTCCACCTCTGCTCTCTCAGATCCCTCTGCCCACAAAATCTCAAACCACTTCTCCCGGCACAAACTCCACACTACCCTCAATGCCAAGAATCCGCCGCCTCGTGTGGACACCCGTTTGCAGGCTAAGGCCATGACAGTTTCCCTCATAGGTGCTGACTCCTCCAATGCTTTTATCATCAAGCCAAACCGCAAGCACGCAGCGCCTGCAGCAAAAATGGATGCACCACCCCCAGCTGAAAGCAAGGAGAGGCTGAAGAAGTCTCCAGTgaagaaggaaaaggagaagaaagaatCTCAGGACAGGCGCGATATCAAGAAACTGTCCTCTAAAGAAGTCAATGATATCAACAAAGTATTGAAAGTagccaaagaaaaagaatctcTACAGGGACATGGACATGATATCATGAGGCGGCCTTCTTTTTCGCTTGGCAGGAGAAGATCTTTCTGCAGCTCACAAGTTGAGTTAGCTGGTTTCTTGGCCAGCACTGGGGTGAAAGTTGTGTCTGTTGACATGCCACCCTTTATGCAGATCCATGCTGTGGATTGTGCAAGGAATGCTTATGACAGCTTGGAGAAGTTCACTTCCAAGACCCTTGCCATGACTCTAAAGAAG GAATTTGATGGGGTATATGGACCAGCATGGCATTGTATTGTTGGGACAAGCTTTGGGTCCTTTGTAACACATTCAGTTGGAGGGTTTATGTATTTCGCAATGGATCACAAGTTGTATATCCTCTTGTTTAAGACCGCTGTACAGAGAGCAGATTGA